The stretch of DNA TTCGTGCCGAGATGCACGCCGCGGCACGACGGCTCGTACACGAAGCGGCCGAGCTTCAGCGCCTGCGACGTGTAATCGCGATCCTCCTGCCAGCCGTACAGCGGCAGCGCCTCGTCGAAGCGGCACACGCGCACCGCGCGATCGACGAACGCCATGTTGCAGCCGTAGCCGGACTCGATGTCGCGGCGCTCGTCGCCGGACGCCCAGTGCTCCAGCGGCGGCAGCGCGCCGCTCAGGTAGCGCTGCGCGTCGGCCTCGCCGATGCCGCGGCTCTTCACGCCGTCCGCCAGCACCTGGCCCGTCATGCCGATCACGTCCGGCTGCTCGTTCAGCACCAGCGCGCAGTTGCGCAGCCACGTTTCATGCGGACGGAAGTCGTCGTCGAAGAACGCGGCGAACCAGCGGCGCGCGGAGGTATCGTTCGGGCCGTGCTCGGTGCGCCCGATGTCGCGCAGCAGCGCCTCGATGCCGCGGTTGCGCTGCACGGTGCTGCCCGCCGTGTCCGATACGAGCAGCGTGACGGGCACCACGCGGCGCAGCGGATGCGTATCGAGCCCGTCGATGTCGGCCGGCTCCGCGCCGATCACGTACACGCCGTCCGGACGGCGCTCCTGCCGCAACAGATAGTCGAACAGCGTCGCGGTCTCCGCGGCACGGCCCTTCGTCGCGACGATCACATAACTCTGCATGTGTTTCCCCGTGGCATGAATGGATCAGCGATGCGCGAGCGCCGGCGCCGTGTCGAACGCAAGCGACTTCACCGAGCGGTGGTCGATCGTCTCCTCGACCACGCGCACGAAGTCGCGACGGAACCGCTCGACTGAAAAACGCGCGGCGTTCAGCCGGCACACTTCGGGATCGAACGGCGCATGGGCCTCGAACCGCTCGACCGCATCGACGAGCGCATCGACGCTCTGCTCGTCGAAGAACACGCCGGTGCCGAAACGCGGGTCGCTCGACTCGATCACCGTTTCGAGCGCGCCGCCTCGCCCATAGGCGATCACCGGCGTGCCGCACGCCTGCGCCTCGACCACCGAGATTCCGAAGTCCTCCTCGGCCGCGAACACGAACGCGCGCGCGCGCTGCATGTGGTCGATCAGCACGCTCGACGGCTGATAACCGAGCACCTTCACGTTCGGCCCGGCGAGCGCGCGCACGCGCTCAAAGTCGGGGCCGTCGCCGATCACGACCAGTTCGCGCTCCGGCATCCGCGCGAACGCCTCGACGATCAGCGGAATGCGCTTGTACGGCACCATCCGCGACGCGATCAGATAAAAGCGGTCGCGCCGCGCGCCCGGCTCGAAACGCTCGATATCGACCGGCGGATACACGACGCGCGCGTCGCAGCCGTAGATCTTGCGAATCCGCCGGCCGATGAACGCCGAGTTCGCGATGAATTCGTCCACGCCGTTCGCGGTCCGCTGGTCCCAGATCCGCATGTAATGCAGGACCGCGCGCGCCGCCCAGCTTTTCGGGCCGCGCACCGCGCCCGACTGCGTCAGGTACTGGTGCTGAAGGTCCCACGCGTAGCGGATCGGCGAATGCACGTAGCTGACGTGCACCTGGTTCGGGCTGGTGATGACGCCCTTCGCGACCGCGTGGCTCGACGTGATGACGAGATCGAAACCGGACAGGTCGAACTGCTCGATCGCGATCGGCATCAGCGGCAGATACGCGCGAAACGCGGTGCGCGCGCGCGGCAGACGCTGGATGAACGACGTTTTCGCGCGCTTGCCGCCGAGCACCGCGCGCTGCTCGTCCGGGAAAAAATCGACGATGCTGAACAGTTCCGCGTCCGGCCACAGCCGGATGATCTGTTCGAGCACGCGCTCGGAGCCCGCATACGTGACAAGCCAGTCGTGAACGATCGCGACGCGGCCGAAGCGGCGCGGATCGGGCAGCAGCATTTCGTTCGGCGCTAGGTCAGCCATGGCGAGATCTCTTCGAGCAGTTTCACGGCGGTTGCGCGCCACGTCAGTTGCGCGGCGCGCGCATGGCCTTTTTCGCGCAGGCGCGAACGCAGCGCGGCATCGGTCGTCACGTCGGCGAGCAGCCGCGCGAGTTCGTGCGGGTCGTCCGGCGACACGTACAGCACCGCGTCGCCGCACGCTTCCTCGATCGACGGCAGCCGCGACGCGATCACCGGGCAGCCGAGCGCGAGCGCCTCGACGGGCGGCAGCCCGAAACCCTCGTAGCGCGACGGATACACGAAACACGCGGCGTCGCGATACAGCGCGGTCAGTTCGGCGTCGGTCACGTAACCGAGGTGCCGCACGAAACCTTGCAGCGCGTCGTGCCCGTTGCCGTACACGCGCGGGTCCGCGCCGCCGACCACGACGATGTCGAACGGCGCGTCGCCGAGCAGCTTCGCGGCCTCGACGACGAGGCGGAAGTTCTTGTGATAGTTCAGGCTGCCGACCGCGAGCACGTACGGACGGCGCAGTTCGCCCCAGCGCGGCGACGCGTCGGCGGCCGGCACGCGCAGCATGTGCTCGCCGCTCTCCGACACGATGCCGATCTTCGCGGCCGGAATCCGGTAGACGTCGGTCAGTTCGCGCCGCGAGAATTCGGACACGGTCAGGATGCGCTGCGCGACGCGGCCGACGCGCGGCGCCATCACGCGATACCACGCGGCGAACGCGCGGCTGTAGCTCTGCGGCATGCGCATCGGCGCGGCGTCGTGCAGCACCGTCACCTGGCGGCGGCAAAACATCGGGCCGGAGTTGCACAGGTTCAGCAGCAGCGAGCCGGTCGCCGCGAACGGCAGGCTCACCTGCTCCCAGCGCGTTCCCGCGCCGCCGCGCGCCTCGCGCAGCGGAATCCGCGCGAACGGGCTCTTCATTGCGCGCAGCGACCCGGGCACCAGCAGTTCGGCCTGCAACCCGACCACGATCGGGTCCTGCGTCGCGAGCAGTTCGTCGATCGCGCGCACGGTCTCGAACGCGAAGCGGTCCACGCCGGTCAACTGGCGGCCGAGAAAACGGCCGTTGATCGCGAGCCGGCGGGTCGAGGTCGACACCATCGTCGGGGCTCCGTTCACGCTTGCCGTCCGCCCGCCGGCAGCGGCCGGCGCGCGAGCGGGTTCGCGATGTAGCGGATCGCGTGGTCGCTCATCCGCCGCGACGGCGCGACACACGCGAGCGTCAGCGCGATCGCCATCAGCTTTTTCTTCGCGCTCCAGAACGGATTCGAAACGATCGAGCGGAAATAGCGGCCCGACTCGAACGCGAGCCAATGGCAGCGCTGCGAGAACGGCGCGTCGTAGGCGTTCGCGCACAGCACGGCCTTCTCGTAGGCGAAATCGATCGCGTGTTCCGGCAACTGCTCGCCTAGCCGTTCGCCGACGAGTTCGCGCAGCGCGTTCCAGCGGTGCGGGAACGAGCGGATCACCTCGTCGATGTCCTGGCAGTTCGCGATCGACAGGCCGACCTTCGGCGCGTCGCCAGGCTCGCTTTCGCTCGCCACGCGGTGCACGCGATAACCGCCGAGCGGCGTGTCGATCGCATGCACCGGGCCGAGCAGCGCGACGCCGTAGATCGCGAAGAAGTCCGCCGCGATGCCGCGCCCTTTCGGCTTCGGCAGCGGCAGGATGCGGCGCAGCGCGCTCGCGCGGTACACGTTGCCGGACGCCGGCGGCGACGGATACAGCCAGCCGCGCCGCAGCAGCGCCGCGCAGTCGGCGGGCGGCGTCGAATTCGGCACGTATGCGCCGGTCGGCCGGCTGTCGCCGTCGATCACGCTCAGGCGGAACTGCACCTTCGCGTAACCGCCGCGCTCGAACGCGGCCAGCGCCTGGTCGATCGCGCCGTCGTACAGCACGTCGTCGGAGTCCAGATAGGTGATGTATTCGGTATCGACGAGTTCGAGGCCGAGGTTGTACGCGCTCGCCTGGCCGCCGTTCTCCTTCAGCACCGGCACGATGCGCTCGCCGTAACTCGCGATGATCGCGCGCGAGCCGTCGGTCGAGCCGTCGTCGATCACGATCACGCGCGTGCGCTCCGGCGCCTGCGCGAGCGCCGAGTCGATCGCCTCGCGCAGGAAACGCTCGTAGTTATAACTGCAGATCACTATCGTCAGATCCTTCACGGCGTTATCCCCTTGCCTTCGCATCGTTGTGGTGCGTGGTGTAGCCATACGTGCCGTACTCCCGGCCGTAGCGCGAAGGCCGCGACATGTCGTTGAAGATCACGCCGCGGATCGGCACGCCGATCTGCGCGAACCGCCGCGCCGCCTCGCGCATGTCCGCGAGGCTCGACACGCCGTGGCGCGCGACCATGAACACGGTGCCGGCGAGCTTCGCGACGATCCCCGAGTCCGCGACCGGCAGCACCGGCGGCGAGTCGATCAGCACGACGTCGTATTCGCTTTCGACGCGGCGCATGAACGCGAGGAAGTCGCGATGCATCAGCACTTCGCCCGGGTTCGGCCCATATGCGCCGCACGCGACGAAATCGACGCCTGGCAGAATGCTACGGTGCACCACCTCGTCGTACTGTTGGCCACCGATCACGAGTTCGGTGATACCGGGGCTTTGCGTGGTGCCGAGATAACGATGCAGGCCGCCGCGCCGCAGATCGGTGTCGACCAGCAGCACGCGCTGGCCGGACGAGCCGATCACCGCCGCAAGGTTCACCGACACGAACGACTTGCCGACGACCGGCGTCGGGCCGGCGAGCATCACGATCCGGTTCGGCGCGTCGACCAGCGCGTATTCGAGCGCGCTGCGGAAGCTGCGCAGGCTTTCGATCGCCGCGTCGTCCGCCGACGTGTGCGCGAGCACGAGACTCGTGCCGGCGTTCGACGGCAGCGCGTGTGTCAGCTGCTCCTGGGCCTTGCTGCGCGGCACCTTCGCGT from Paraburkholderia caballeronis encodes:
- a CDS encoding glycosyltransferase family 2 protein, translating into MQSYVIVATKGRAAETATLFDYLLRQERRPDGVYVIGAEPADIDGLDTHPLRRVVPVTLLVSDTAGSTVQRNRGIEALLRDIGRTEHGPNDTSARRWFAAFFDDDFRPHETWLRNCALVLNEQPDVIGMTGQVLADGVKSRGIGEADAQRYLSGALPPLEHWASGDERRDIESGYGCNMAFVDRAVRVCRFDEALPLYGWQEDRDYTSQALKLGRFVYEPSCRGVHLGTKKGRTSGVRFGYSQIANPIFLVKKNTMERRNAYAFITRHLLSNLYHSVRADPVFDYRGRLWGNMLALVDFACGTSDPRRILKM
- a CDS encoding glycosyltransferase family 4 protein, which gives rise to MADLAPNEMLLPDPRRFGRVAIVHDWLVTYAGSERVLEQIIRLWPDAELFSIVDFFPDEQRAVLGGKRAKTSFIQRLPRARTAFRAYLPLMPIAIEQFDLSGFDLVITSSHAVAKGVITSPNQVHVSYVHSPIRYAWDLQHQYLTQSGAVRGPKSWAARAVLHYMRIWDQRTANGVDEFIANSAFIGRRIRKIYGCDARVVYPPVDIERFEPGARRDRFYLIASRMVPYKRIPLIVEAFARMPERELVVIGDGPDFERVRALAGPNVKVLGYQPSSVLIDHMQRARAFVFAAEEDFGISVVEAQACGTPVIAYGRGGALETVIESSDPRFGTGVFFDEQSVDALVDAVERFEAHAPFDPEVCRLNAARFSVERFRRDFVRVVEETIDHRSVKSLAFDTAPALAHR
- a CDS encoding glycosyltransferase family 4 protein, producing MNGAPTMVSTSTRRLAINGRFLGRQLTGVDRFAFETVRAIDELLATQDPIVVGLQAELLVPGSLRAMKSPFARIPLREARGGAGTRWEQVSLPFAATGSLLLNLCNSGPMFCRRQVTVLHDAAPMRMPQSYSRAFAAWYRVMAPRVGRVAQRILTVSEFSRRELTDVYRIPAAKIGIVSESGEHMLRVPAADASPRWGELRRPYVLAVGSLNYHKNFRLVVEAAKLLGDAPFDIVVVGGADPRVYGNGHDALQGFVRHLGYVTDAELTALYRDAACFVYPSRYEGFGLPPVEALALGCPVIASRLPSIEEACGDAVLYVSPDDPHELARLLADVTTDAALRSRLREKGHARAAQLTWRATAVKLLEEISPWLT
- a CDS encoding glycosyltransferase family 2 protein; amino-acid sequence: MKDLTIVICSYNYERFLREAIDSALAQAPERTRVIVIDDGSTDGSRAIIASYGERIVPVLKENGGQASAYNLGLELVDTEYITYLDSDDVLYDGAIDQALAAFERGGYAKVQFRLSVIDGDSRPTGAYVPNSTPPADCAALLRRGWLYPSPPASGNVYRASALRRILPLPKPKGRGIAADFFAIYGVALLGPVHAIDTPLGGYRVHRVASESEPGDAPKVGLSIANCQDIDEVIRSFPHRWNALRELVGERLGEQLPEHAIDFAYEKAVLCANAYDAPFSQRCHWLAFESGRYFRSIVSNPFWSAKKKLMAIALTLACVAPSRRMSDHAIRYIANPLARRPLPAGGRQA